ATCAAAAGGCCGCCAAATTGCAAGTAGTGGGACGCGCGGGCAACGGGGTGGACAATATTGAAATGGAGGGCGCGACCAAGCGGGGTATCATTGTGGTAAATACACCGGAATCCAATGTGGTATCGGCAGCGGAGCATACAATCGGATTATTGCTGGCGTCCTGCCGGAATATTCCCCAGGCTCACGCCAGACTCCAGGAGCGGGTTTGGGACCGGTCGAATTTAAAAGGAGTTGAACTTTTGAATAAAACCCTGGGGATTGTGGGATTGGGCCGCATCGGCTCTTTAGTGGCCACGCGTTTAAAAGCTTTTGGCATGAATATTATTGCTTATGATCCCTATATCAATGAAGCCCGCTTTAAAAGATTTGGGGTAGAGAAAAAAGAAACGCTGGAAGATTTGGTGAGAGAAGCGGATTTCATTACCGTTCATACTCCGAAAACAGAAGAAACCATGGGGATGATCGGCAAAGAGCAATTTAAAGTTGCTAAAAAAGGCGTCCGGGTCGTGAACTGTGCCCGGGGTGGAATTATTGATGAACAAGCTTTGGAAGAGGCCCTGAAAGAAAAAATTGTTGCCAGTGCGGGGATTGATGTTTTAGTGAATGAACCTAATCCTACGTCGCCGTTGTTGGATTTTAATAACGTTGTCCTTACACCGCACTTGGGGGCAGATACGGTAGAAGCCCAGGACAATGTGGGCTTGACGGTAGCTGAGGAAGTCATCAGCGCGCTCAAGGGAGAAATGGTGGCCAATGCCGTCAATTTACCCACCATCCAGAGCCAGGACGTGGAAGTATTAAAAGTATACCTGTGGCTTGGCGAAACAATGGGCAAAATATATTACCAGTTGGAAAAGGAAAAGGAAGCTGTCGAAAGAGTAGAGATCATGTATAACGGTGAAGTCGTTAATCTTGAAACGTCGATGATTACGTTAGCCATACTTAAAGGCATATTTGAGCCGGTGCTAAAAGAAAAAGTCAATTATGTCAATGCCAGCTTGACTGCCAAAAGCAGAGGGGTAGTTGTAGCCGAAAGTGAGGAAACAGCGGTAGACAATTACTTGAATTTGATCCAAGTCAAAATTGTGTCTAAAAATAAAGAGTTTAGCGTTAGCGGTACCATATTCGGAAAAGGGGAAGCACGTATTGTTGAACTCAACGGCTATGAATTGGACGTTGACCCCACCCCTTACATGCTCATGGTGGAAAACATTGATAAACCTGGCGTGGTTGGCCAAGTCGGGACTTTGCTGGGGGTCGGCAGAGTAAATATCGCAACCATGCAACTCGGCCGGATTTCTACCGACAATCGGGCGATGATGGTACTTTCCGTTGACTCGGAAATATCAAAAGAAACGTTGCAATTTATTGGTAATGTGGAAGGTGTGGAAAAAGTACGGCTGGTTAAAATATAGTTATTGCGCCTGTTTTGGCTGAACAGTATTTGCGGCTGCTTTGGCTGCTTCTTGTTCAACATAAAGGTCCGCCGCGTCTTTATGCGGCGGTAAATTAAACGCAGCTTCCAAAATCTTTCTGATAATGGGGGCTGCTGAGTCGGAACCATAGCCGCCTTGCTCTACAACCACGGCCACGGCAATGGTCGGATTGTCATAGGGGGCATAAGCCACAAACCAGCCGTGATCATCGCCATGGGGGTTTTCGGCCGTACTTGTTTTACCGGCGATCGGTATAGGAAGCCCTTCAAATACATATCCTGCTGTGCCGTCCGACGTAGCGACATCCCGTAAACCGGACCGGATGGCAGCAAGGTTTTTGTCGGCTAGTTTCAGATAGCTGAGTTCCTCTGGTCCAAAGGTTTTTACCGTTACTCCTTCCGGCGAAACAATCTTACTTACCAAATAAGGGCGGTAACGGTGACCGCCATTGGCTATTTGACTTATAACTGAGCACATTTGGAGAGGCGTGGCCAGTTGGAACCCCTGTCCGATGGCGGCATCAAATGTCTCGGACAGATACCATTCCTCGCCATAAACCTTTTCTTTGTATTTTCGATTGGCAACCAGGCCTTCATCCTCGGCAGGCAAGTTGACGCCTGTGGGCGATCCCAGGCCGAATGCCCGGGCGTACTTTTCCAGATTATCAATACCCAGGCGGTTACCCATCTCGTAAAAGTACACATTATCGGATTTTGCCAGTGCCGTTTGAAAATCAATCCACCCTAAGGCAACGCCATGGGAGTTGGTTTTGGGTATTATCCAGTGCCGGCCGGTATCCAGGATTTTTTCCTCCGGAGTTACTTTACCCATCTCCAGTGCCGCCGCGCCGGTAACTATTTTAAACGCCGAGCCTGGGGGGTACGCCGCGTTAATAACCCTGTTCTGCATTGGATTAAATGGGTTATCATTGATTATTTTCCAGTCCTTAGCCGATATGCCGCCATTAAATAAATTCGGATTAAAAGTCGGACGACTGACCATGGCCAGTATTTCTCCTGTCTGCGGGTTCATAACGACGGCGGCGGCAGCTTTGGCATTCGGGTTGCCGAACTGCGTCTGCAGATACAGCAGACGGTCATCCATCGCTTTTTCGGCTGCTTTCTGTATCTTAGCATCTATGGTTAATACCAAACTATTCCCCAGCACAGGCTCTTTCTTTCCGAGCATTTGCACAGGCTTTCCGTCAACGTTAACTTCTATCTGGCTGCCGCCGTTAATACCCCGGATTTCCTTGTCGTAGACCTTTTCCAGACCAGACTTACCGACCAGATCGCCGGCTTTATAGCCTGCGGCCTTCATGGTTTCCAACTCGGCATCGCTGATTTCACCAACGTAGCCAAAGAAATGGGCCCCTAATTCATTATTTATATAATTTCTAACTGCTTGGACGTTTAAGACGACTCCCGGGAGTTCATTGCGACGTTCCTCAATCATGGTTATGATTTCAGGACCAACATCGTTCTTTATTTGGATTGGCTCCAGCGGGTTATCTTGCTGCGCTATTTTCTTCCGGATATCATCCGGATTCATACCTAAAATACCGGCAAGCTTGACGAGTACATCATCGGCTATTGGTCCGGAGATCGGGACTAAAGCCACTGAAAACCCCGGGCGGTTTGTAACAAGCAAAACTCCATTGCGATCATAGAAAGCACCACGGGGGGCTGTGATCGTCATAAGCCGGATTCTATTCTTGTCTGCCTGAAGTGCAAAATCTTTGCCGTGAATGATTTGCAAAAATCCCAATCTGCTTGTAAGGATAATAAAAATTAATATGATTATAAATGCCAGAATATCAACCCGGCTATTAGACTCGTTCGTCGTCATGTTACCCTCTTTTCCTCGTTGCTATGTGATTATTCGCTTCTATCATCTATCATTCATCTATCATTCATTTATCATTGTATCCTTATTTGTAAATTTCGTATATACCTCTAAGCATGAAAAAATATGAAAAGTAGAAAAAAAGAATGATTGCCAAATCAATAAATCCTGCTATTAATTCGTTATCACATTCACACCGCTCGACAACTCATAATCCATGCCCTGCCTTGGTTTCAAGGCGGGGTTTATTTTTCCCTTTCTGGGAATAAAAGGATATGGGGAGATCTACGGAGAATATATTCTTAAAACTATTTAATACTACTGGTTCTGTCAAATAATTTAGCAAATTAGAGTTTCTAATTTGCCAAAGGAGGCGCGAAAATGTCAATTGTATCGTTTGGTAATTACCCAAAGATCAATCAGGACCTGGTAACTGCGCAACAACAAAATGCATTAAAACGCTACATAGAAAGAACGGCTGAACGCGAGCGCATTGCTAATGAGCTGCAAACCAAAAACTCTCTGGAAGTGGATACGCCTCAACGGACAGCCATGCGCAAAACACTGATAAACCCTCGTGATGGACTGGCGATGGAACGTTTAATTGGTGAAAGTGATCTATTTCCCACTTCTTATTTGGAAGCGGGTCTAAAAGCCAGTAAGCCTGTGTGCAGAATTGAAATACGTGATCATATCGGCAGAGTGCTTGGGCATGGTACCGGCTTTCTGGTCTCGCCCTCTTTACTGCTTACCAATAACCACGTTTTGGAAAATGTGGATGCAGCCCGCTTTAGCCTGGCGCAATTTAACTATGAGGTTGATCTCAATTTGATGCCGCGCCAAGTCAAGAGCTTCCGGTTAGAGCCCGATCGTTTCTTTATAACTGATTTGGAGCTTGACTTTACATTAGTAGCAGTTGAACTAAATGATGCTGACGGAACCAAATTAAGCGAGTTTGGTTTCCTGCCGTTATTTACTGAATCAGGCAAAGCGTTGTTGGGTGAATATGTCTCGATTATCCAACATCCGTCAGGCGCACCGAAGGCTGTAGCCATTAGAGAAAATAAAATCAACGATGTGTTTGACGATTTCATTCACTATACAACCGATACTATGCCTGGTTCGTCCGGCTCTCCTGTATTGAATGACGAATGGGTAGTGCTTGCCCTTCATCATTCCGGTGTTCCCGATCCCAATGACAGCACAAAATATATAGTCAATGAAGGCATTCGAATAAGCAGCATTATGAAATATCTGGCAGCGCAGCAACAAAGCTTGAGCGCCGATAAGAGAAAGCTGCTGGAGAATCTGATTGCAGGAACTTCAAAACAACCGGCACCAACCGCCGACTCAGGACCAAAGCCGATGCTGGTAGAGGAGTTAAGCTATGAATGGTACGAAAGATCAACTGGCTATCAGGCCAAATTTCTTGGCGACAACTACGAAGTGCTGCTCCCGCAGTTGAGATCTGATCTTGAACAGGATATCGCCCCGCTAAAGGCCGGCGGGAATGTGTTGAATTATACTCATTTTTCCATTGTTATGAGCAAGTCGCGCCGCCTGGCCTATTACACGGCAGTCAATATTGACGGCAGTCAACTCATTAATCTTAACCGGGATGCAGATAAGTGGTATTTTGACCCGCGCCTTGACCGGAAATATCAGTGCGGCCCTGAGCTATACGAGAACAATGACCTTGACAGGGGACATCTTGTCCGCAGGCTTGATCCGGTATGGGGTGAGCAGGCCAAAGAAGCAAACGAGGATACTTTCCATTTCACAAACTGCTCGCCGCAGCACAAAAATCTTAATCAGAAAACGTGGCTGGACCTGGAGAACTATATTCTCCAGAATGCCGGTAAATATGATCTTATGGTAACCGTATTTACCGGACCGGTATTCCGGAGCGACGACGTGCTTTATCGGAGGGAATTCCAGATACCGGCCGAGTTCTGGAAAGTAGTTGCGATAGTTAAAGATAATGGCGAATTATCGGCTACGGCTTATTTGCAGACTCAGAAAAACCTTATCATTGACTTGGAATTTGCTTATGGTGAGTATAAAACCTACCAAATACCAGTCCTTAAAATTGAAGATTTAACCGGCCTTGATTTTGGCGACTTGCGCCAGCACGACCCCCTTGAGCGTATTGAAGCCGTAGTTGGTCGCATTATTGAGAGTCCGGAGGATATCAGGCTCTGATAATTGGCAGTGGTCAGAGCGCGATGAATATTACCAGTAGTGAACTCGTTTAGCGGAAGGTAAACGGGTTCACTTTTGGCGGGGAGGTAATTTTTTTGCCAACGGCAAATATATTTTTTAGTTTAGTACCTTGCAATGTTATATAGTTGGTGATACCATATAGATAAGCACATTACCGCGGAGGTGATAATTATTAATATCCAGTTTAAAAAGGGTGTATTAGAAATGTGCGTGCTGGTTTTAGCGGCGGAATGTGATACTTATGGATATGAACTGGCCAACAAGATATCGGAGAAATTTCTGATAGCCGAGGGGACGATTTATCCGCTCCTGCGGCGAATGACGCAGGAAGGATATTTTGAGACCTATTTGACAGAGTCGCCGGAGGGGCCGCCGCGGAAGTACTATCGCCTGACAGCCAGGGGACATGTTTATATGTCGGAAATGGTTAAGGAATGGCGGTTATTTTCGCGGGGAGTGGACAGTATTATCGCGGAGGGGTTGAAGGAATGACCAAGCAGGAGTTTTTAAGCAAGCTGGAAGAACTTTTAAAGAGTATGCCGGAAGGGGAACGCAAGGACATCCTGTATGATTATGAGGAACATTTTCAGAACGGAATGGCCAATGGCAAAAGCGAAGAGGAAATTGCCGGTTCCCTTGGTTCGCCTCAAACCATAGCTAAAGAAATATTGGCCGGTTATCATGTCGCGCAAGCGGCAGCCAATGTTTCGGTGGTTAATATCACAAGAGCCGTACTGGCCACAGTCAGCCTGGGGTTTATTAATCTGGTGTTTGTCCTGGGACCGTTTTTGGGAATAATTGGGATACTGACTGCTTTTTATGGTGTGGCGCTGGCCCTAATTGCCACGCCAGTGTTGATGCTGCTTGCGGCAGGGTTTCCGTCGGAAGCGGCCGGTATTCTCGCTTGGATATTTACCTCGATGATTACCGTTGGGGCGGGCATACTGCTTGGCATTGGCATGATTTTTGTGACTAAGTGGGCGGGTAAAGCCTTTTTGAAATATTTGCAGTTCAACATCCGGATCATAAAGGGGGCCTAGGAATGGATGGGATTTTAAAGAAAGCGGCTATCGGCGCATTCTTACTTTTTCTGCTTGGTGTAGCCGGGAACGGCGTTCTGTTTGCCATGGGTCTGTGGAATGGTGGCGGCTATAGGGAGTTGTCGGATACGTATGTTATCAAGGCAACTGAATATAAAAGCATCGACTTGAAAATTATTGCCGGTGATGTCCGGGTGGTGGGCGGCGATGTGGATAGACCTACCGTCCGGATATGGCGGTGGACGGCTGAGAAAAGTTTGCGGCCGGAAGAGGTAATAAGCGAAGCGGTGCAGGGAGATGTGCTGCACCTAAAAATCGAGGATGGCGGAAGAATCTACAGCCCGCTGTGGTTTATGCTATTTCCGGGTAATAAAGAGCGGAACAATCATTTTGAAGTCATGCTGCCCCGCACCGAGTATGAAACGCTTGTTATAACCACGGGTTTGGGAAGAGTACAAGGAGAAAATCTGGCAGCAGGCATACTGACCGCCAGAATGAATTCCGGCCAATTTAAACTGGAAAACTGCCGGGCCGGCGAAATATCATTGACTGCTGATTCCGGGAGTTTTGACATGATCGACTGCCGGGCAACGAAGATTACCAGCCGGGTTTCGTCGGGCCGCGGCCGGTTTGAGAATATCAAGGGAAAGATTGATATAGTAAGCAATTCAGGACATTTTGATGTAGTTATGGATGAAATTCTTGACGATGTTTTGATTCGGATCAATTCCGGGTTTGCCGATATAAAAATAGGCCAGGCCCGTACCCCGTTCCGGCTGGAGGCAACAGCCTCTGCAGGGCAACTGGACATTGACTTGCCCCAGGCCAGGCCGCGGGTACATACCCGTTCGTTCCAAGGCCGCATTGGCCAGGGGGAAGGCCCGCTGGTAAAAGTGGAGATTGACTCCGGCAGGGCTAAGATATGGTAGTCTGGGGAGCGGGTGCAGCAGAAAGCAGAAACAGAAAAACATCCTGGACAATTTTTGTCCTGGATGTTTTTCTGTCAATTTACATTGATTATTTGGTCTAATAAGTCGGCTGCCTGTTCTTGGGGAATCCCTTTCACCAGCACAACTTCACTAATTAGGATTTGCCGGACGTTATCCAGCATATTCTTATCTGCTATCCCAAGTTTTTTCTTAGTGTTGATGCGCACCAGATCACGAATGACCTCGATCTCTTCACTGATATCGCCGCTTTTTATCTTGGTCAGGTTTTTCCGGTGTCTTTGAGTTTCGTTCATTGACGTATCCGTCTCGCCGTCGTGAAAAGTATTAAGCAGATCATCCAACTTTTCAGCATCAACGATCTGCCGCATTCCTGACTTTTCTGTCTTGTCGATGGGGATCTTTACCTGCATGTTTCTGTGAAGAATGTTCGCAACATAATAAAGCTGGGTTTTTCCGAGAATTTCTATTTCTTCGATTTTCTCAATAATCCCTCCGCCGTGCATGGGGTAAAAAATTTTATCGCCAACCCGAAACATGAAGTCACCTCCCCAAAACAAATTTTATTTAATTATAACACAAATATGTATTAATATCAATAACAATGTATTATATCACGGTATATTATCATAGTCAATGCTTGGGCGTCCCAGTTGCCAGAAATTTTTGCTTACCCTGCTTCTGTACGGAACGCATTAAAGAATTGAAATTATATCCGGGTATTAGGAACGCTTCGATGTGGTCGCTTAACCTCAGCTTATCCTAATAGCCGGATGTCAATTTTTACTGCGACATATATATTTTCCCAAGTTTTGTTTTTTTTATCCCTGCCCCCTAAAACCATTAGTACTGCTTTGCTTATCCAAATGAAATTAGATCGTGGCAGGCGGATGATTAGAGTTTGACGTGCTAACAAACATATGCTATGGTTGATAAGGTGTCGGGATGATAGACGGTCACATCATTAGGCGGCTAGTATTTAGAGTATATAGAGAGTGTGAGAGGCGGAAATAAATGATTAGCACAAGTGGTTTAAGTCTCCGGTTTGGAAAACGGGCATTGTTTGAAGATGTGAATATAAAGTTTACGCCAGGCAATTGCTATGGGCTCATTGGGGCAAATGGAACTGGTAAATCGACTTTTTTAAAAATCCTGTCCGGCGAAATTGAGCCCAATACCGGCACGGTCAGCATCACGCCGGGAGAGCGGCTGGCTGTATTGAAGCAAAACCATTATGAGTTTGACGATTTTGAGGTTTTGAAGACTGTAATCATGGGGCACGCCCGGCTGTACGCCATTTTGGAAGAAAAGGACGCCCTCTATGCCAAGCCGGACTTTTCCGACGAAGACGGAATCAAGGTTGCAGAACTTGAGGGTGAATTTGCCGAACTCAACGGCTGGGATGCCGATACCGAAGCAGCCAAGCTGTTACAAGGGCTGGGTATTGCTGAAAATCTTCATTATCAAAAGATGAAGGACCTCTCCGGCAATGAGAAGGTCCGGGTATTATTAGCGCAAGCTTTGTTTGGGAATCCTGATATTTTATTATTAGACGAACCGACCAACCATTTGGATGTGGATTCCATCCGGTGGCTTGAGGAATTTCTGTATAATTTCGAGAATACCGTAATCGTGGTCTCCCATGACCGCCACTTTCTCAATCAGGTTTGTACCCATATCGCCGATATTGACTTCGGCAAAATCCAACTTTACGTCGGCAACTATGATTTTTGGCTCGAATCAAGTGAGTTGGCATTAAAACTGGCCAAAGAAGCGAACAAGAAAACAGAAGAGAAGATGAAAGAACTTCAAAGTTTCATCCAGCGGTTTAGCGCCAATGCTTCCAAATCCAAACAGGCAACATCACGCAAAAAACTGCTGGAAAAACTGACATTGGAAGATATCAAACCTTCATCCCGCAAGTATCCTTACATTGCCTTTAAGCCGGATCGCGAGGCGGGCGACCAACTGCTTGAGGTTGACGGTCTCAGCAAAACCATTGCGGGAGAAAAGGTTCTGCAAGGCGTTAGTTTCAGAGTGG
This window of the Methylomusa anaerophila genome carries:
- the serA gene encoding phosphoglycerate dehydrogenase — translated: MNMKILVAETISEKGIEKLIDSGATVDVNTKLSREQLLEIIGDYDAIIVRSATKVNEELYQKAAKLQVVGRAGNGVDNIEMEGATKRGIIVVNTPESNVVSAAEHTIGLLLASCRNIPQAHARLQERVWDRSNLKGVELLNKTLGIVGLGRIGSLVATRLKAFGMNIIAYDPYINEARFKRFGVEKKETLEDLVREADFITVHTPKTEETMGMIGKEQFKVAKKGVRVVNCARGGIIDEQALEEALKEKIVASAGIDVLVNEPNPTSPLLDFNNVVLTPHLGADTVEAQDNVGLTVAEEVISALKGEMVANAVNLPTIQSQDVEVLKVYLWLGETMGKIYYQLEKEKEAVERVEIMYNGEVVNLETSMITLAILKGIFEPVLKEKVNYVNASLTAKSRGVVVAESEETAVDNYLNLIQVKIVSKNKEFSVSGTIFGKGEARIVELNGYELDVDPTPYMLMVENIDKPGVVGQVGTLLGVGRVNIATMQLGRISTDNRAMMVLSVDSEISKETLQFIGNVEGVEKVRLVKI
- the mrdA gene encoding penicillin-binding protein 2 gives rise to the protein MTTNESNSRVDILAFIIILIFIILTSRLGFLQIIHGKDFALQADKNRIRLMTITAPRGAFYDRNGVLLVTNRPGFSVALVPISGPIADDVLVKLAGILGMNPDDIRKKIAQQDNPLEPIQIKNDVGPEIITMIEERRNELPGVVLNVQAVRNYINNELGAHFFGYVGEISDAELETMKAAGYKAGDLVGKSGLEKVYDKEIRGINGGSQIEVNVDGKPVQMLGKKEPVLGNSLVLTIDAKIQKAAEKAMDDRLLYLQTQFGNPNAKAAAAVVMNPQTGEILAMVSRPTFNPNLFNGGISAKDWKIINDNPFNPMQNRVINAAYPPGSAFKIVTGAAALEMGKVTPEEKILDTGRHWIIPKTNSHGVALGWIDFQTALAKSDNVYFYEMGNRLGIDNLEKYARAFGLGSPTGVNLPAEDEGLVANRKYKEKVYGEEWYLSETFDAAIGQGFQLATPLQMCSVISQIANGGHRYRPYLVSKIVSPEGVTVKTFGPEELSYLKLADKNLAAIRSGLRDVATSDGTAGYVFEGLPIPIAGKTSTAENPHGDDHGWFVAYAPYDNPTIAVAVVVEQGGYGSDSAAPIIRKILEAAFNLPPHKDAADLYVEQEAAKAAANTVQPKQAQ
- a CDS encoding DNA/RNA non-specific endonuclease, with amino-acid sequence MSIVSFGNYPKINQDLVTAQQQNALKRYIERTAERERIANELQTKNSLEVDTPQRTAMRKTLINPRDGLAMERLIGESDLFPTSYLEAGLKASKPVCRIEIRDHIGRVLGHGTGFLVSPSLLLTNNHVLENVDAARFSLAQFNYEVDLNLMPRQVKSFRLEPDRFFITDLELDFTLVAVELNDADGTKLSEFGFLPLFTESGKALLGEYVSIIQHPSGAPKAVAIRENKINDVFDDFIHYTTDTMPGSSGSPVLNDEWVVLALHHSGVPDPNDSTKYIVNEGIRISSIMKYLAAQQQSLSADKRKLLENLIAGTSKQPAPTADSGPKPMLVEELSYEWYERSTGYQAKFLGDNYEVLLPQLRSDLEQDIAPLKAGGNVLNYTHFSIVMSKSRRLAYYTAVNIDGSQLINLNRDADKWYFDPRLDRKYQCGPELYENNDLDRGHLVRRLDPVWGEQAKEANEDTFHFTNCSPQHKNLNQKTWLDLENYILQNAGKYDLMVTVFTGPVFRSDDVLYRREFQIPAEFWKVVAIVKDNGELSATAYLQTQKNLIIDLEFAYGEYKTYQIPVLKIEDLTGLDFGDLRQHDPLERIEAVVGRIIESPEDIRL
- a CDS encoding PadR family transcriptional regulator, encoding MCVLVLAAECDTYGYELANKISEKFLIAEGTIYPLLRRMTQEGYFETYLTESPEGPPRKYYRLTARGHVYMSEMVKEWRLFSRGVDSIIAEGLKE
- a CDS encoding HAAS signaling domain-containing protein, with the protein product MTKQEFLSKLEELLKSMPEGERKDILYDYEEHFQNGMANGKSEEEIAGSLGSPQTIAKEILAGYHVAQAAANVSVVNITRAVLATVSLGFINLVFVLGPFLGIIGILTAFYGVALALIATPVLMLLAAGFPSEAAGILAWIFTSMITVGAGILLGIGMIFVTKWAGKAFLKYLQFNIRIIKGA
- a CDS encoding DUF4097 family beta strand repeat-containing protein encodes the protein MDGILKKAAIGAFLLFLLGVAGNGVLFAMGLWNGGGYRELSDTYVIKATEYKSIDLKIIAGDVRVVGGDVDRPTVRIWRWTAEKSLRPEEVISEAVQGDVLHLKIEDGGRIYSPLWFMLFPGNKERNNHFEVMLPRTEYETLVITTGLGRVQGENLAAGILTARMNSGQFKLENCRAGEISLTADSGSFDMIDCRATKITSRVSSGRGRFENIKGKIDIVSNSGHFDVVMDEILDDVLIRINSGFADIKIGQARTPFRLEATASAGQLDIDLPQARPRVHTRSFQGRIGQGEGPLVKVEIDSGRAKIW
- a CDS encoding CarD family transcriptional regulator, whose translation is MFRVGDKIFYPMHGGGIIEKIEEIEILGKTQLYYVANILHRNMQVKIPIDKTEKSGMRQIVDAEKLDDLLNTFHDGETDTSMNETQRHRKNLTKIKSGDISEEIEVIRDLVRINTKKKLGIADKNMLDNVRQILISEVVLVKGIPQEQAADLLDQIINVN
- a CDS encoding ABC-F family ATP-binding cassette domain-containing protein, which produces MISTSGLSLRFGKRALFEDVNIKFTPGNCYGLIGANGTGKSTFLKILSGEIEPNTGTVSITPGERLAVLKQNHYEFDDFEVLKTVIMGHARLYAILEEKDALYAKPDFSDEDGIKVAELEGEFAELNGWDADTEAAKLLQGLGIAENLHYQKMKDLSGNEKVRVLLAQALFGNPDILLLDEPTNHLDVDSIRWLEEFLYNFENTVIVVSHDRHFLNQVCTHIADIDFGKIQLYVGNYDFWLESSELALKLAKEANKKTEEKMKELQSFIQRFSANASKSKQATSRKKLLEKLTLEDIKPSSRKYPYIAFKPDREAGDQLLEVDGLSKTIAGEKVLQGVSFRVEKGDKIAFVGPNGLAKTTLFTILAGETKPDNGEFKWGITTSQAYFPQDNSMYFDRVELNLVDWLRQYSRDQEETFIRGFLGRMLFSGEESQKQAGVLSGGEKVRCMLAKMMLSGANVLILDEPTNHLDLESITALNNGLINFDGTILFVSHDHQFVQTVANRIIEITENGIVDKRLTYDEYLEMKALNK